Proteins encoded within one genomic window of Oryza glaberrima chromosome 12, OglaRS2, whole genome shotgun sequence:
- the LOC127756827 gene encoding fatty acid desaturase DES3-like, whose protein sequence is MAASATQEADCKASEDARLFFDAAKPPPFRIGDVRAAIPAHCWRKTPLRSLSYVARDLLLVAALFAAAATRIDVSVAWAAWPLYWAAQGTMFWALFVLGHDCGHGSFSDSAMLNNVVGHLLHSFILVPYHGWRISHRTHHQNHGHIEKDESWHPITEKLYRKLETRTKKLRFTLPFPLLAFPVYLWYRSPGKTGSHFLPSSDLFSPKEKSDVIVSTTCWCIMILLLVALACVFGPVPVLMLYGVPYLVFVMWLDLVTYLHHHGHNDLPWYRGEEWSYLRGGLTTVDRDYGWINNIHHDIGTHVIHHLFPQIPHYHLVEATKAARPVLGRYYREPEKSGPLPLHLFGVLLRSLRVDHFVSDVGDVVYYQTDHSLNGTDWAEDAKHK, encoded by the exons atggcggcgtcggcgacccAGGAGGCGGACTGCAAGGCTTCCGAGGACGCCCGTCTCTTCTTCGACGCCGCCAAGCCCCCGCCCTTCCGCATCGGCGACGTCCGCGCCGCCATCCCCGCCCACTGCTGGCGCAAGACCCCCCTCCGCTCCCTCTCCTACGTCGCTcgcgacctcctcctcgtcgccgccctcttcgccgcagccgccacTCGGATTGACGTCTCCGTCGCCTGGGCGGCCTGGCCGCTCTACTGGGCGGCGCAGGGCACCATGTTCTGGGCGCTCTTCGTCCTCGGCCACGACTG TGGGCACGGGAGCTTCTCCGACAGCGCCATGCTCAACAACGTCGTCGGCCACCTCCTGCACTCCTTCATCCTCGTCCCCTACCATGGATG GAGAATCAGCCACAGAACACACCATCAGAACCACGGTCATATCGAGAAGGACGAGTCCTGGCACCCG ATCACCGAGAAATTGTACCGGAAGCTGGAGACGCGCACCAAGAAACTGCGCTTTACATTACCATTTCCATTGCTTGCCTTCCCTGTCTACCTC TGGTACAGAAGTCCGGGCAAGACCGGATCTCACTTTCTGCCGAGCAGCGATCTGTTCAGCCCCAAGGAGAAGAGTGACGTGATTGTCTCCACCACCTGCTGGTGCATCATGATTTTGTTGCTCGTCGCCTTGGCGTGCGTGTTTGGCCCTGTTCCGGTGCTCATGCTATACGGTGTCCCATATCTT GTATTCGTGATGTGGCTTGATTTGGTGACTTATCTGCACCACCACGGTCACAATGACCTTCCCTGGTATCGTGGAGAG GAATGGAGCTACCTCCGCGGTGGCCTGACAACGGTGGATCGGGACTACGGGTGGATCAACAACATCCACCATGACATTGGCACCCATGTCATCCACCACCTTTTCCCCCAAATTCCTCATTATCACCTCGTAGAAGCA ACAAAGGCAGCAAGGCCAGTGCTGGGCAGATACTACAGGGAGCCAGAGAAGTCAGGTCCGCTGCCACTTCACCTGTTTGGCGTTCTGCTGAGGAGCTTGAGAGTTGATCACTTTGTCAGCGACGTCGGGGATGTTGTTTACTACCAAACAGATCACAGCTTGAACGGCACTGACTGGGCCGAAGATGCTAAGCACAAGTGA